The genomic window CAACGCGGCCGCCAGCCGCAGAGGGCGACTCGTTCCGAAGAGAAGCCTTCCCACCGAGTGTGGATTCTGCGGTGTCGGCACGCGCAGCCGAAAGCATCGAACTAGCCGCTCTCTTGCACCGTTGCGGTCAGTCCGATCAGGAAGCTTTCGCCGAACTGTACGACCGGACGTGCGCGCGCGTGTTCGGTCTGGTGCTCCGGGTGCTGCACGATCCGGGGTACGCGGAGGAGACCACGCAAGAGGTGTATCTCCAACTCTGGCGTACCGCAGCCAGCTTCGACCCCGCGAAGGGGTCGGCGGTGACATGGTTGATGACGCTCGCCCATCGGCGCGCGGTCGACCGGGTCCGCGCCGAACAAGCCCATACCCAGCGGGAAGTCGCCTACGGGATAAGGGTTCTCGGCAACGAGTTCGACGAGGTGACCGAAGAGGTCGAGCGCAGGCTCGAACAACAGGCCGTTCTCGAAGGACTCACCGGCCTCACGGAAACCCAGCGAGAAGCCATCTCGCTGGCCTACTACGGCGGCCGGACCTATGCGGAGGTGGCCACCTACCTCGGCGTAGGGTTACCGACCGTTAAGTCCCGGATTCGGGATGGATTGACACGACTGAAGAAAAGTTTGGGGGTGACGTGAGATGAACGAAGCCCAGATCGATCTCGCGCACACCGTCGCGCTCGGATCGATCGACGACGAAGACCATCACGCGGTTCAGGAATTGCTCGACGGCGAGGACCCGGTGCTACGCGCCGAGTTCATCGCAGAGGTACAGCAGGCCAAGGACGCTTTGACCGCGCTCGCGGCGGTGACGGCCACCGCGCCGCCCGCCGCGCTCCGGGGTCGGTTGCTCGCGGCCATCGCCGCCGAGCAACCCCCGGTTGCCTCCTAGCGACGACTTCCACTGCGGCTCGCCGCTTTCGGCTCGCGCGTCCACCGCGCTGCCGACTCTCGCTTCGGCGATCTCGCGCGCTCCGCGCCGCGCCTCACGGACGAGGCAGCGGCGTCGTTGAGCCCTCCGCCGCCCCCGAACGCCGAAAAGGCCCCCGGACGCTCGCATCCGGGGGCCTTTCGCACGCTCGTCGCGTCAGTGCGCGTGACCGTGGTGACCGTGGTCGTGCGCCTCCTCGGCGGGCTTGTCGACCACGGCGCTCTCGGTGGTGAGCACCATGCGCGCGACCGACGCCGCGTTGACGACCGCGGAACGGGTCACCTTCACGGGGTCGACGACACCGTCGGTGAGCAGATCACCGTAGGTGAGGGTGGCGGCGTTGAAGCCCTCCTTGCCCTCGGCGACCTTGCTGACCACCACGGCGCCGTCCAGGCCCGCGTTGGTGGCGATCCAGTACAGCGGCGCCTGCAGCGCCTTGCGCACCACCTCGACGCCGATGGCCTCGTCGCCGGACAGCGAGTCGCGCAGCTCGACGAGCTTGGCGCCCGCCTGAACCAGCGCGGTGCCGCCGCCGGGCACGATGCCCTCCTCGACCGCGGCCTTGGCCGCGCTCACCGCGTCCTCGACGCGGTACTTGCGCTCCTTGAGCGCGGTCTCGGTGGCCGCGCCGACCTTGATCACCGCGACGCCGCCCGCCAGCTTGGCCAGGCGCTCCTCGAGCTTCTCGCGGTCCCAGTCGGAGTCGGTGGCCTCGATCTCGCGGCGCAGCTGCGCGCTGCGGGCCGCGATGTCCTCCGCGGTGCCCGCGCCGTCGATGATCGTGGTGTCGTCCTTGGTGACGACCACGCGCCGGGCCTTGCCGAGCAGCTCCAGACCCGCCTCGCGCAGGGTGACGCCCAGGTCCGGGTTGATGACGGTGCCCGCGGTGACCACGGCGAGGTCGTCCAGGAACGCCTTGCGACGGTCGCCGAAGAATGGCGCCTTCACCGCGACGGCCTTGAGGGTCTTGCGGATGGAGTTGACCACCAGGGTGGACAGCGCCTCGCCCTCGACGTCCTCGGCGATGAT from Nocardia bhagyanarayanae includes these protein-coding regions:
- a CDS encoding sigma-70 family RNA polymerase sigma factor — translated: MDSAVSARAAESIELAALLHRCGQSDQEAFAELYDRTCARVFGLVLRVLHDPGYAEETTQEVYLQLWRTAASFDPAKGSAVTWLMTLAHRRAVDRVRAEQAHTQREVAYGIRVLGNEFDEVTEEVERRLEQQAVLEGLTGLTETQREAISLAYYGGRTYAEVATYLGVGLPTVKSRIRDGLTRLKKSLGVT
- the groL gene encoding chaperonin GroEL (60 kDa chaperone family; promotes refolding of misfolded polypeptides especially under stressful conditions; forms two stacked rings of heptamers to form a barrel-shaped 14mer; ends can be capped by GroES; misfolded proteins enter the barrel where they are refolded when GroES binds) yields the protein MAKQIEFDEKARRALERGVDKLADAVKVTLGPRGRHVVLAKAFGGPTVTNDGVTIARDIDLEDPFENLGAQLVKSVATKTNDVAGDGTTTATVLAQALVRGGLKNVAAGANPIAVGAGIAKAADAVSEALLAAATPVSGEKAIAQVATVSSRDEELGEMVGKALTTVGKDGVVTVEESSTMETELVVTEGVQFDKGYLSPYFVTDTDTQQAVLEDALVLLHREKISSLPDFLPLLEKIAESGKAVLIIAEDVEGEALSTLVVNSIRKTLKAVAVKAPFFGDRRKAFLDDLAVVTAGTVINPDLGVTLREAGLELLGKARRVVVTKDDTTIIDGAGTAEDIAARSAQLRREIEATDSDWDREKLEERLAKLAGGVAVIKVGAATETALKERKYRVEDAVSAAKAAVEEGIVPGGGTALVQAGAKLVELRDSLSGDEAIGVEVVRKALQAPLYWIATNAGLDGAVVVSKVAEGKEGFNAATLTYGDLLTDGVVDPVKVTRSAVVNAASVARMVLTTESAVVDKPAEEAHDHGHHGHAH
- a CDS encoding RskA family anti-sigma factor, giving the protein MNEAQIDLAHTVALGSIDDEDHHAVQELLDGEDPVLRAEFIAEVQQAKDALTALAAVTATAPPAALRGRLLAAIAAEQPPVAS